From Falco cherrug isolate bFalChe1 chromosome 4, bFalChe1.pri, whole genome shotgun sequence, one genomic window encodes:
- the IPPK gene encoding inositol-pentakisphosphate 2-kinase isoform X1, which translates to MEVEKMDENEWKYHGEGNQSLVVSHCQRCVVLRFLKFPPNQNKTSEEILHHLQNIVDFGKHVMKQFFGENYVHHGEIIQLPLDFVRQLCLKIQPERPESRCDKDMDTLSGYAMCLPNLTRLQTYRFVEHRPILCIEIKPKCGFIPFSSHVSQEIKHKVCRYCMHQHLKVANGKWKRPSKYCPLDLFSGNKQRMHFALKSLLQEAQNNLKIFKNGELIYGCKDDQDSVSDWNELARHLKPFFFPSNGLVSGPHCTRTIVKELIHVITMTLLSSTDACRAGDMKTVPISQGRSYCEASAFNKELVRNGKHKLESSGLPRGCLLYKTLQAQMLDMLDIEGLYPLYSRVEQYLEESPEERSTLQIDGPYNEAFYEKLLDLSTEDDGTVAFALTKVQQYRIAMTAKDCSIMIALSPCLQDECSEQRPVVLTSKSRFTFSVSVLDLDLKPYESIPHQYKLDGEIVNYYLKNVQAKDDPVMPSLFKENEDCTLVLHKV; encoded by the exons CGCTGTGTGGTGCTGCGGTTTTTGAAGTTCCCCCCAAATCAGAATAAG ACTTCAGAGGAAATACTACACCATCTGCAAAACATTGTAGACTTTGGAAAACATGTCATGAAGCAGTTCTTCGGCGAGAACTATGTTCACCATGGG gaaattaTTCAACTGCCTTTAGACTTCGTAAGACAGCtctgtttaaaaattcagcCAGAGAGGCCAG AGTCTCGCTGTGATAAAGATATGGATACTCTTAGTGGTTATGCAATGTGCCTTCCGAATCTCACCCGGCTGCAGACCTACCGATTTGTGGAACACCGGCCCATCCTCTGCATAGAGATAAAG ccAAAGTGTGGCTTCATTCCTTTTTCCAGCCATGTTTCACAGGAGATAAAGCACAAGGTGTGTCGCTACTGTATGCATCAGCATCTAAAG GTAGCCAACGGAAAATGGAAGCGACCAAGTAAATACTGCCCGCTGGATCTCTTCTCAGG aaataaacagagaatgcactttgctttgaaaagcttATTACAGGAGGCACAGAacaacttgaaaatatttaag AATGGGGAACTAATTTATGGCTGTAAAGATGACCAGGACTCTGTCTCTGACTGGAATGAACTTGCTCGTCActtaaaacctttcttttttccttccaatggGTTGGTCAGTGGACCACACTGTACAAGGACAATTGTTAAAGAACTAATCCATGTTATAACTATGACGCTACTAAGTAGTACTGATGCCTGCAGGGCAGGTGATATGAAGACAGTTCCCATTTCACAAGGAAGAAGCTACTGTGAAGCAAGTGCTTTCAATAAGGAGCTAGTAAGAAATG gTAAACATAAATTGGAAAGCTCTGGCTTACCGAGGGGTTGTCTCCTTTATAAAACCCTCCAGGCTCAGATGCTTGACATGCTGGATATTGAAGGACTCTATCCTTTGTACAGTAGAGTTGAACAGTACTTAGAGGAATCTCCTGAGGAGAG aaGTACATTACAGATAGACGGACCTTACAATGAAGCATTTTATGAGAAGCTGCTAGATCTTTCAACTGAAGATGATGGGACAGTAGCATTTGCGTTAACAAAG GTGCAGCAGTACAGAATAGCGATGACTGCTAAAGACTGCTCCATCATGATTGCCCTTTCACCCTGTCTACAAGATGAATG ctctgaGCAAAGACCTGTGGTACTAACATCCAAATCAAGAttcaccttttctgtttctgtcctgGACCTCGATCTAAAACCATATGAAAGCATTCCTCATCAGTACAAACTCGATGGCGAGATAGTAAACTATTATTTGAAGAATGTACAGGCCAAAGATGACCCAGTTATGCCCAGTCTCTTCAAGGAGAATGAAGACTGCACATTAGTTCTCCATAAAGTGTAA
- the IPPK gene encoding inositol-pentakisphosphate 2-kinase isoform X2, whose product MKQFFGENYVHHGEIIQLPLDFVRQLCLKIQPERPESRCDKDMDTLSGYAMCLPNLTRLQTYRFVEHRPILCIEIKPKCGFIPFSSHVSQEIKHKVCRYCMHQHLKVANGKWKRPSKYCPLDLFSGNKQRMHFALKSLLQEAQNNLKIFKNGELIYGCKDDQDSVSDWNELARHLKPFFFPSNGLVSGPHCTRTIVKELIHVITMTLLSSTDACRAGDMKTVPISQGRSYCEASAFNKELVRNGKHKLESSGLPRGCLLYKTLQAQMLDMLDIEGLYPLYSRVEQYLEESPEERSTLQIDGPYNEAFYEKLLDLSTEDDGTVAFALTKVQQYRIAMTAKDCSIMIALSPCLQDECSEQRPVVLTSKSRFTFSVSVLDLDLKPYESIPHQYKLDGEIVNYYLKNVQAKDDPVMPSLFKENEDCTLVLHKV is encoded by the exons ATGAAGCAGTTCTTCGGCGAGAACTATGTTCACCATGGG gaaattaTTCAACTGCCTTTAGACTTCGTAAGACAGCtctgtttaaaaattcagcCAGAGAGGCCAG AGTCTCGCTGTGATAAAGATATGGATACTCTTAGTGGTTATGCAATGTGCCTTCCGAATCTCACCCGGCTGCAGACCTACCGATTTGTGGAACACCGGCCCATCCTCTGCATAGAGATAAAG ccAAAGTGTGGCTTCATTCCTTTTTCCAGCCATGTTTCACAGGAGATAAAGCACAAGGTGTGTCGCTACTGTATGCATCAGCATCTAAAG GTAGCCAACGGAAAATGGAAGCGACCAAGTAAATACTGCCCGCTGGATCTCTTCTCAGG aaataaacagagaatgcactttgctttgaaaagcttATTACAGGAGGCACAGAacaacttgaaaatatttaag AATGGGGAACTAATTTATGGCTGTAAAGATGACCAGGACTCTGTCTCTGACTGGAATGAACTTGCTCGTCActtaaaacctttcttttttccttccaatggGTTGGTCAGTGGACCACACTGTACAAGGACAATTGTTAAAGAACTAATCCATGTTATAACTATGACGCTACTAAGTAGTACTGATGCCTGCAGGGCAGGTGATATGAAGACAGTTCCCATTTCACAAGGAAGAAGCTACTGTGAAGCAAGTGCTTTCAATAAGGAGCTAGTAAGAAATG gTAAACATAAATTGGAAAGCTCTGGCTTACCGAGGGGTTGTCTCCTTTATAAAACCCTCCAGGCTCAGATGCTTGACATGCTGGATATTGAAGGACTCTATCCTTTGTACAGTAGAGTTGAACAGTACTTAGAGGAATCTCCTGAGGAGAG aaGTACATTACAGATAGACGGACCTTACAATGAAGCATTTTATGAGAAGCTGCTAGATCTTTCAACTGAAGATGATGGGACAGTAGCATTTGCGTTAACAAAG GTGCAGCAGTACAGAATAGCGATGACTGCTAAAGACTGCTCCATCATGATTGCCCTTTCACCCTGTCTACAAGATGAATG ctctgaGCAAAGACCTGTGGTACTAACATCCAAATCAAGAttcaccttttctgtttctgtcctgGACCTCGATCTAAAACCATATGAAAGCATTCCTCATCAGTACAAACTCGATGGCGAGATAGTAAACTATTATTTGAAGAATGTACAGGCCAAAGATGACCCAGTTATGCCCAGTCTCTTCAAGGAGAATGAAGACTGCACATTAGTTCTCCATAAAGTGTAA